DNA sequence from the Bacillus pumilus genome:
CTGAGGAGGGAATACGATGAATGAAGTTCTTGAAAAAGCAAAAAAAGCAAGTGTAGCCAAAGATCAGCTGCTCCTAAAAACGACGGAGCAAAAAAATGCAGCTTTACATGCCATCGCAACGGCACTTAAAGCATCTTCCGCTTATTTACTCGATGAGAATAAAAAGGATGTGCAGGCTGCAGAGGAAAAGCAGTTCACGCCTTCTGTTATTGACCGGATTAGACTCACGGAAGAGAGAATTGAAGCCATCGCAGACGCGACCCTTCAACTCATTCACCTAAAAGACCCAATTGGTGAAACATTAGAAACCATTCAAAAAGAAAACGGTCTGTACATCGAAAAGGTGCGTGTGCCTCTTGGAACGGTTGGAATGATTTATGAAGCAAGACCAAACGTGACTGTAGATGCTGCCACCCTTTGTTTGAAAACTGGGAATGCTGTTATTCTTCGCGGGAGCTCCTCTGCCATCCATAGTAATAAAGCGATTGTGAAGGTGATCCATGAAGCGCTTCACACAACGGATATTCCAGTAGACAGTGTGCAATTGATTGAAGATACAGGCCGTGAAACGGCGAAAACGCTGTTCACTTTAAATGAATTTCTGGATGTCCTTATTCCGCGCGGCGGGAAAAATTTAATTGATCTTGTTGTGAGAGAGTCTACCGTGCCAGTGCTTGAGACAGGTGCAGGGAACTGTCATATCTACATTGATGAAACAGCGAAAAACGAAATGGCTGAGCAGATTGTGCTGAATGCTAAAACCCAAAGGCCGTCTGTTTGCAACGCGATCGAGAGCATTGTTATTCATGAAACATGGGCAAAAACATATGGCGCTTCGTTATTTGAAGCCCTTCATGCAAATGGGGTAGAGATACGGGGCGATGAAGCTGTATGTGCTCTTGCGCCAAGTGCTTCATTAGCGACCACAGAGGACTATGAAACAGAGTTTTTAGCGCCGATTGTCAGTATTAAAATCGTAGCCAATATAGAAGAAGCGATTCAGCATATACAAACGTATAGCTCCAAGCACTCTGAAGCGGTCATTACGGAAAATGATCAAAATGCGTCACTTTTCTTAACAGCTGTCGACGCTGCCGCTGTCTATCATAATGCCTCTACTCGGTTCACAGATGGCTTTGAATTTGGCTACGGAGCAGAAATAGGGATTAGTACACAAAAACTGCATGCAAGAGGACCTATGGGTCTGCCTGCCTTAACCTCTGAAAAGTTTGTCATTCGCGGTCAAGGACAAATAAGAGAATAACGAATTCAAAAGAGAGTCTTGTGACAAAAGGGCTCTCTTTTTCCTTTCATTTTTGTATTTCTTCGGTCAAGTATGATAAAATATGGTAATGTTTTATATTTTGAGAAGATTGGAGAAGGCAACGTATGGCGAAAATCATTCCCTCTTCGGATATTGGAGTGAAAATCAACAAGTGGTATGAATTAATCCGCAGATTTGATTCAGAACAAGCAGAACAACTAAAGCAGGAAATTCGCACCTCTCTTGATTCAATGGAAGAAGATCAGAATTTGCTTCTCTATTTTTCTTTAATGGAATTCAGACATGAGGTCATGCTCGATTATTTAAAGCCATTAAAGGAAGGAAAGCTTCGCGCCAACTTTTCCGAGCTTTCGAAAGAAATAGATGAGCATCAAACACATGTCACAGGCATGCTTGAATACTACTATCATTTTTTCAGAGGCATGTATGAATTTGGCCGTAGGCAGTATATTGCTGCCATCTCGTCTTATCAAAAGGCAGAGCACAAGCTTTCTTTTGTGTCAGATGATATTGAACGTGCGGAATTTCATTTTAAAATGTCAGAAATATATTATCACATGAAACAAACACATATCTCGATGCATCATGCCAAACTGGCGCGAGATGTCTATATTCAACATGAGCTATATGCGCTTCGCACGATCCAATGCGAATTTATTGTGGCAGGTAATTATGATGATATGAGAAGACATGAAAAGGCATTACCACATCTCGAGAGAGCGCTTGCGAGATCAAGAGACTTTCAAAATGTGCGTTTTATTGCTTCCTCTTTGTTTAATATGGGCAACAGTTATTACCGAATGGGCGATCTTGACCGCGCACTCGAACTAATGAAAGAATCCATCTCGTTATTTGACCAAAATCAATCCGATCATCTTCGTCGATCCATAGACCCTCTTTATACAGCCGCTCAGATATTATACAAACAAGGCAAACACGAAGAAGCCTTACACTACAGAGAAGAATGTATGAAGCGAGCAGAAGCACTTCAAGATGACATTCATATTCAAAAGACGATATTTTTAGAAGCATTGTATTTAAAGCAAGATGCGGAGCATATTAAACGAATTTTTCATTTTTTAGAGTCTGCCTATGCATATCCAGATATAGAGGAGCTGG
Encoded proteins:
- a CDS encoding glutamate-5-semialdehyde dehydrogenase, translated to MNEVLEKAKKASVAKDQLLLKTTEQKNAALHAIATALKASSAYLLDENKKDVQAAEEKQFTPSVIDRIRLTEERIEAIADATLQLIHLKDPIGETLETIQKENGLYIEKVRVPLGTVGMIYEARPNVTVDAATLCLKTGNAVILRGSSSAIHSNKAIVKVIHEALHTTDIPVDSVQLIEDTGRETAKTLFTLNEFLDVLIPRGGKNLIDLVVRESTVPVLETGAGNCHIYIDETAKNEMAEQIVLNAKTQRPSVCNAIESIVIHETWAKTYGASLFEALHANGVEIRGDEAVCALAPSASLATTEDYETEFLAPIVSIKIVANIEEAIQHIQTYSSKHSEAVITENDQNASLFLTAVDAAAVYHNASTRFTDGFEFGYGAEIGISTQKLHARGPMGLPALTSEKFVIRGQGQIRE
- a CDS encoding Rap family tetratricopeptide repeat protein; this encodes MAKIIPSSDIGVKINKWYELIRRFDSEQAEQLKQEIRTSLDSMEEDQNLLLYFSLMEFRHEVMLDYLKPLKEGKLRANFSELSKEIDEHQTHVTGMLEYYYHFFRGMYEFGRRQYIAAISSYQKAEHKLSFVSDDIERAEFHFKMSEIYYHMKQTHISMHHAKLARDVYIQHELYALRTIQCEFIVAGNYDDMRRHEKALPHLERALARSRDFQNVRFIASSLFNMGNSYYRMGDLDRALELMKESISLFDQNQSDHLRRSIDPLYTAAQILYKQGKHEEALHYREECMKRAEALQDDIHIQKTIFLEALYLKQDAEHIKRIFHFLESAYAYPDIEELALDTAKYYNEMEDYEKSSMFYGEAEHARIYIQRGDCLYEF